The sequence below is a genomic window from Monodelphis domestica isolate mMonDom1 chromosome 2, mMonDom1.pri, whole genome shotgun sequence.
agatgaggaaactgaagccaacagagttaagtgacttgcccaggatcacaaagctagtaattgTTCAAAGCcagaacagaaccaagaaaatgaaattcctaTTGCCTATTTCAGACCTAATCTACTgctgccacctacctgcctagtGGAATTATCACCACTTTTTTCCTCAAAGtatattagcttttttggctgtcAGATCATTCTATAGACTCCTGCTAAGATTTTTGCCCACTAAAACCCCCAAACTTTTTTCAGACAAATGGCTATACAAGCATGCCTTTCCTAAACCAAACTTTTGAAGTCAATCGAGAtctgatacacacacatacatacacaccttacttttaaatttatccctattgaatttcatattattattattattattagattcaTCCAGTTTTCTAGATCagtttttctttaacatttttgtaTCATAGACCCCTTTGACAATATGATGAAATCTATCGCCCACCTATCAAAAGAATGTTCTTAAATgcttataataaaatatgtaacattacaaaagaaattaattctattgaaaaacaataaccaaaaaaaattttttttaattcatgggcCTCAAATTTTTAAATCCCACCTCcatattgttaaaatatttttaaattggtctTTCAGTGTGTCAACTAACCATCCCATCTTGGGTCAATTGACAAATTAAGTGTGCCATCTGTGTACTACTGCTGATAAAAATATAGAATTCAATAAGATTTCTGGGGTACTCCACTGGACATTTCCTGCCATAATGATATTGAATGACTCTTTGAATCCAGCCATACATCCATTTCAGAATCCATCTGATCACATTATCTTCTAGTCCATGTGTCTCCATCTTTTCCCCAAAGTAAATGATACTTATCAAAAACTTTATACAACCTTTTCCTGATTCACCTGTTTTATAATCTTGTCAAAGAAAGAAGTTAGTCTGGGATAACCTAGtctttttgttaaatatatttttatttattttgttaagtatctcccaaatataattttacttacttttaagttccaaattctctccctcctcaaccaTTTCTCTCCATGAGAAGGTAAATAATTTGACATCTATTATACATGAGAAGTCTtacaaaacttatttctatattaacaATCTTACAAAAGAAAAGAgtcaaaaataaagttatttttaactagtgtgcttcaatctgcattcagagttcatcagttctctcccgggaagtggacagcatttttcatcatgagttctttgaaattgtcttgaatcattgtcttTTATCAGAGTtgctaaatctttcacaatttATCATCATTACACTTtcattgttactgtgtacaatgaccTCCTGGCTCTACTCACTTTGttttacatcagttcatttaaatctcaagtttttctgaaagaatcctgatcataatttcttttatttttttaaaccctaaccttccatcttagaattggttctaaggcagaagagtggtaagggctaggcaatgggggttaagtggcttgcccaggatcacatagctaagaagtgtctgaggtcacatttgaacccaggaccttccttctccaggtctggctctcaatccacatgAGCTACAACCTCATCATTTTTTTAGCACAATAAGCATTCCATCcaaaacatataccacaacttgttcaaccatcccCAATTAATGGTCATGGGATGATCAACTCTTGACAAAATCATGCTGGTTCTTTGCAAAtgtcatttctctttctagatgttaaacaaccatctctttaatgatcCACTCTAGAATTATCTCCAGAATTGAAGTCCAGTTCACTGGCTTATAATTTGCAGAttatatttcccccttttttattagcTAAGGACCACATTTACCTTTCTCTAATCTTGTGGCATTTCTCCTGTTTCCCTTCATCTCTTGAATATTACTCACAGTGATTCATCAGTCATAAGCCATTTCTTCATCTGGGCAAGGCTACTTGAATTACCGAGGAGAGCTCTATGCTCTGTTACTACCCCCTTACCTAtcttgaatattaattttaaattggtTAATGAGCTCCCTGTGAATCCACATTAGTCTCTCCAAACAAATCTCATTTTTCCTCCTCAATAGAACTATTTTCCTTTAATCAGTTTCTATTACTCCAAGTTGAGAGCTCTTTCCACTGCCCCTTCTATGCCTTTTCTAATTCCCTCACAGGATTATTTATGGGGTAAAAGGAAGTAACTTTTGTCAAGTATTTAGTAAACCATAAAGTGCATAAAACTGTAAATGGtaactttttattatctcttttgcaATCTAATCAAGAGCGTGTCTCTTTTCCTCTGAGTTTTGTGGGTACAGACAGAAACAGTGTAATGAGGAAATAAGTATAAACCCTGGTACCCTAAGAATTCTACCATCacctgtatttatttttatctggCTTGCTCATGATTGCTCTATTTCAAAGATTCCTGGAGTCTGCTTACCCTTGTCTACTTCAGTATAAGACCACAGAGatcctaacacacacacacacacacacacacacacacacacacacatacccattAGAATATTCAGTCaagtcaacacacatttattaaacacctactttgtgccaggcactatgttatgGTTGCTATTTGCATATCTGTCTGCTGACAAACCCTCCAACACTGACAGTTTCCTCCTTCTATCAACTCTACCAATTTATTGGGTATGAGATGagactttaaaattattttcatttacatttctttttaatgatcttttaattatttaatgattGATAGTTTCTTCTCCTGAAAattatttatatccttttactatatatctttttttggAATGAAATATATTAGTGAGTGCGTTTACACAAACAATTTGTATGAGATTAATAAAACTGATGTTTCTATTAGAGTTGAATGTTGATGTGTTTCAGTTCCTTGATATCCAGGACATGACTGGAACAATGTCTAAGATGGCCCTGCCACATACTACTGTAGGTATGTGTCTTATCTTGTGTACTAGATTGTAGGCTTCTTGAGGACATAGACTTCATTCTCTGTCACTCACTCACAGGACAGTccaaaatgttaaatataaaaggaacatgatattcagtCTTTCCTGAACCTtttgcagaagaagaaactgagagcaagagatattttataattttcttgagaTTACGTAGTTGGCATCACATTAGAATGAGGTTCTTAATCTCTTGATATCCaagtcaatgttctttccactgtatctcTCTACTTTCCACAattaggagcttttttttttcatcttgttcagtcatttttcaattgcatatgactcttcatgaccccatctgccattttcttgacaaagatattggattggtttgccatttccttctccaatccatttttacagatgaagaaactaaaactagCAGGGTAAAGCAACTTGTCTGGtatcaaatagctagtaagtgtctgaggccaaatttaaacgtggggagatgagtcttcctgacttcaggccctgcTTTGTCTACTGCACCACCTGAATCACTGAATGTCAAAACAGGTACCAAATCAGGTGCAAACTGAGTCCATATTGGTAGTGAGATTGCTTGGTGAAGGCAAAAAACAGGTGAGTGAATTGATCAGGGAATGGACtttgagggaaggaaagataaaaacaGGATTTGAAAGAAGGGGAAGGACTTAAAATTGCTGAGATGAGTGTTACTTGGTTTGGAATAATGACCTTTATCCCTGGTTCTCCACAGAAACTTCAATTTCTAGTATCTACCATCCCATGTTCATTATGCAACACCACTCCCCAACCCTTTTCACTgaaatttatttctaatatattgaattatttctatttctggatTTTGAATTGAGGCTCAGGTTTGTCCTTCATTTATCTTTAGTCATTCCTTTTCCTAGAAAGGAATGCTTCTTACATCTCCCACCCTAGAATATCTCCCATTGTAGGACAATTTAGAAGTGAGATTATGGGTAACCAGCTTGGGCCAGGTGTGTCCTTGAGCACCATACTTTAGTGCTTAAGGTTCCATTGGACTTAATGGAGAATGTCACTCTTAACCAGAGGGCACCTGAACACAGGGCCAGGGCATGTGATTTTCTATCATCTACCCAGGAATCAGAGGTGGGACTGAAAGAATGATGGACTGCTTCCTTTTTGGGTATTCACCAACTAGAGATTTCTTGAGATGTCAAGGGAAGGACTGAATAATGAACTTCTCCACAAGGCTGGATTTCTTTGTCTTTAATTGCCAAGAAAGATCACTGACcgattaatttattgattattttccagcctgataaataaatttatttttttactcctAACCTAATCTCTCAGAATTTTTATTCTTCACATTCCATATGAGTCACCAAttcaaatttgaaataaaatcctATCCTCCATCCTGAAGTCGCAGGATATAGTTATACagtatatctaatatatattcatagttttagagctgagAAGGAGCCTTAATGGTTGAAGAGCCCAATACCCTTgattctagataaggaaactaagacttatCGGATGATTCAACCATGCTCACACAGATAGGTAATAAGAAGCAGAACTAGATTTAGAAGTTGGGTCCTCAGACTCCAAATACAGCATTCTTTTTATTGGACCATGCTATCTTAAATCTTGGCTtagagcaagtcatttgacctctctgagactccttttcctcctctgtacaatGAGATGGTTTAACTTGATGATCTCTGAGTTACTTTCCAAATCCTATGCTCATTTCTAGCTATGCCACACCTAGGCTTATACCTAAAAGAGAACagagaatgggggaaaaaagtattttatgcataaaaatatttataggagccgttttctttttttggtcactATAAAACCTGGAAAATAAAGTTTCCATTCATTAAGgagtggttgaacaaattgtattctatgaatataattacagttaggtgacacaatggatagagtgctgggcctggagtcaggaagactcatcctcctgagttcaaatctggctttggacacCTCCtggctaggcaagtcacttaaccctgtcttcctcggtttcctcatctataaaatgctctGGAGAATGAAAAGGCAAATCATgacagtatctctgtcaagaaaaccccaaatagctgCACTATGAAGTTTTACAGATCCTATTTTGTCATCTCTGGGTTCAAGGatctctaaaattctttctagCGCTAGATAAAGATTTTGTGGTCCTGTGATTGAGAAAGGGAGGAATCAGTACTTGAGTTTGTCCTTAATAAGATGTATAAAAGTAAAGGGAAAAATTAGTAGGTCAAATAGCAGgagaaaaaacagagaagaatTTGGGAAAAGGTAACCAGGAAATTTATCTGACCAgaagataaaatgtaaattttcttTGGTATAATTAAACAGTACCTTTAACAAACTTTCATTGcaattgtggggttttttttaagtctgtaactaaaaataagaattaaatatagttctaaaggataaaaaaaataggatcacagagtcagacataaaTGAGATCAATTGAACAACAAACAAACTAAAGAACTAAGGTTTTTAGAAAAAGAGGGTAAGAATGGGGTTAAGGGATAAGAAGAGAGGTTAGTTTTGGACAGGGTAAATAGACAAGGACCAAATACCGAACTAAAAGGTATTGTGGTATATTAGAACAAACACTTGAATGAGAAGCCGGACACCAGAATTCCCACTGAGTTCTGCCACTAATTTAGTTGGGTCTTAGACAAGTCATTGGCCCTCACTGAGCATGGATTTTCTCACATAAAAAACAAGAGGATTGCATTAGATCAGGCATTCTTAATCTATGATCCATGGACCACCCCACCCCTGGGGTCTAAGAATAGATTTCAGAACATCTGTAGatctgttattttaaaaaataatttgataattatGTTTCATTATAACTGGTTTTCTTCCTGATcctatatattttcttatatgcatttaaaaacattattctgagaaatggGTCCTTAACCTTAAAAATATGctaaaatgatctctaaggccctttGTTGCTATGATGTCTAGGTgctaattttctattttctaatgtcccttccatctATAATGTGCTATGTACTAAGGTCCCTTAGCTAGCCCTGAAGCTCTCTTTTAGTTTTGGCAATGGAGATCTGACTTTTGAGCATGGCTTCCTTTGGCCATATTCTCAAAGGAAAATTACAGATCCCTCTCTAACCCTCTGATGTTTGGGCACATCATACCTGTGGAAAGGagaactgaagcaagttttgaacTTTAtaccactcaggtggaacaaacagcagttggaatgttagagagacgATATcaacaagaatgacagttggtggggggaggggaacttggagagtgacagttggtctcctggctctctctttcctggccctcggaCTAGAAGGACTGCTCTTTCCccgtctctggatagaagtacctctattccttattttcccaactgtgtgctctacctggattcctgtgatcgtgtcatcaaacaaaaggatttaaggggagtggtttgaactatAAGGTCAGTCTTTAGGGGATGTCAGCCCAAAGagataggcccaaccagctctgaaagtcagaaccttttcttcctcttgctgtctactgctaagactttggaCTTAAGAAAATTAGTAttgattagcatagacaggaataaaagaaaccctccaccagctcaaaagctgagactcaaacccaatctcgGGAAATCCtaattccctctttccttatacctccccaatccaaacttgttcttaagattcatctttatttaaataaccgcaGTCAGATAAGAAGACTATCATTTCATGGGGACATAAAGGGAGCTGAACCTGAGGAGAGTCATTCAAccacaaacagtccttattggacccctgctgggtgaccttggtctggggagaggcttgtccctcaggggggtccatgcttacctgctctggggtatcttccacatcaatcaatagagaagacataccctcaggctatcataggtggcccatttcttgggaaccccatttttcaaagatagcctctcagcagagggtacttctctccttttacctcactggcagtcattttccctctttcccttcaacccctccattccctgttacaaaaccttccttatcccctgtacctcttcaatccctacaattcctttaaaaattacataCCTCACTATTCCCTAGGGAAGTATGACATCACCTAGCCATGCATTTCATCCATCACCAAAAACTGATTGAGTACAGAGTGTACAGATGTGGATGAGTGACCAACTCTGGCCACAGCATTGCCATGCCACAGACCACTATTTAGAGAGGATGCTTACAGCAAACATGAACAGGCCAAGCAAACTCTGAAAGGTCCTTATTTATACTTTTGAAAAgcaagtatgtatgtgtgtgtgtgtgtatgtatatatatatatatacatacatatatatatatatattcttttgctCTTAAAGTTTACTTACTGAAACCACAGAGTggttcaaatttaaaaaagaaaaagaaagaaacagaatgtTTGTCTTTaacttctcatttttattgttgCAAGTTTGCTGTCAGTCCCATCTCTTGGTGGTATAGGACAGAACTTAGTGAGGGAAGGGTAAAAAGGGAGACCCACACAGTTAGCCACCAGCAAGGTAGGAGAGTGATAAGAAGTGAAGGAGGGTTTGGacggatcaatcaatcaacaaataataaTTAGTTATTGACTACATTCAATGGTCTCTGCAAGAATAGAAAGAAGGCTAAGATGTTGTCCTCTTCCAGTTTACCATATCTTAAGGGGAGGTTGGAAATAaatcccagaaaaagaaaaaatttaagcgATGTCTCAGGACAGGGAATATTTTGCCCGCATAGCAGCAGTAAGGGGAATAGGGTTATTAGAAATAGCAGCCCTTCACTCCACAAAAGGCACCCCCTTTGGTACCAGACCCACCCATATCTTGTGGTCCTGAGCATCCTCCAGAACCACAGGCCCCTCCCTCATTATATCCAGCAGGGCCACAGAGGGGAGGCTCGATATCTAGGTGTCGAGGATCAGATTCATTACAGCCAGAAAAACTTGGGCAAGGAGGTGGGCTTGGGCATGGTTTGGAGTAGTTGCAAGGACTGCTTCGGCCACAGGATTCCATATTTGGTGGCTCGGGACAACAAGGCTCTGGATATGGCTCTAAACTGGGCTGGGGTGCAGGACAGGGCTCAGGCCGGGGTGCAGGACAAGGCTCAGGTCGGGGTGCGGGACACGGCTCAGGACATGGTTTCCGGCACGATCGTGGAGCTGGAAGTGGGCATGGTCTTGGCCCTTGCTCTGAAGATGAATGGGAACCTCGGCGTGGATATGGCTCTGGACATGGCCGTGGGCAGGGAGCACTACAAGAATATTGTGTACTAGAGCCCTGGCAGGGTCGTCTGCAGGGGGGGATCTGAACAGGCCGCCTAATTGGGGGGACCTGAGCAGGACAGTTGGAAGAAGAAATTTCTACCCGGTATTTGGGACCACATCTCTGAGAAGACCCTGAAGCTGGACGCCTAGGAAGACAGCTATCATAGCACGGCTGAGACTGGCGTGGAGGggtacaataagtacaagtaggCCAAGATCTGTGTGGAGGGGAACAGCTCCTATAAGTAGGCCGAGACATGCGTGGAGGGCTATACGGAGGGGAGCAACTCCTATAAGTAGGCCGAGACATGCGTGGAGGGGAACAGCTCCTATAAGTAGGCCGAGACATGCGTGGAGGGGAACAGCTCCTATAAGTAGGCCGAGACATGCGTGGTGGGCCACATGGAGGGGAACAGCTCCTATAAGTAGGCCGAGACATGCGTGGTGGACCACACGGAGGTGAACAACTCCTATAAGTAGGCCGAGACATGCGTGGTGGGCCACACGGAGGGGAACAACTCCTATAAGTAGGCCGAGACATGCGTGGCGGACCACAAGGAGGAGAACAACTCCTATAGGCTGGCTGAGACACACGTGGTGGGCCACATGGAGGGGAATAGCTCC
It includes:
- the LOC107651344 gene encoding keratinocyte proline-rich protein, whose protein sequence is MCDQQQQQCCVKGSSFVPSAAGAPVNGDNIYSGNGQASGQSQICYVQCQAPSQAQGSYIEYQVGCPVQTYVQSSPACCTETCYVQCPAPCPTEVYIPVPAPQPVQTYVEYYPQRQSQGYYNSCAPQRQSQGYYSSCAPQRQSQGYYSSCVSQRQSQGYYSSCAPRRQSQYYDQYQGSYSGCSPQNQCRQSYSRSQAPCMSRPSYRSYSPPCGPPRVSQPAYRSCSPPCGPPRMSRPTYRSCSPPCGPPRMSRPTYRSCSPPCGPPRMSRPTYRSCSPPCGPPRMSRPTYRSCSPPRMSRPTYRSCSPPRMSRPTYRSCSPPYSPPRMSRPTYRSCSPPHRSWPTCTYCTPPRQSQPCYDSCLPRRPASGSSQRCGPKYRVEISSSNCPAQVPPIRRPVQIPPCRRPCQGSSTQYSCSAPCPRPCPEPYPRRGSHSSSEQGPRPCPLPAPRSCRKPCPEPCPAPRPEPCPAPRPEPCPAPQPSLEPYPEPCCPEPPNMESCGRSSPCNYSKPCPSPPPCPSFSGCNESDPRHLDIEPPLCGPAGYNEGGACGSGGCSGPQDMGGSGTKGGAFCGVKGCYF